AAAAGAGGAGCTTAATTAACTGTTATAAATCACTCTTCTAATTTGGACGTGGTAAATAAAATGTTACTGCTAATTGTAATTTGAcaaaattcatgaaataaaGATGACTTTGGAGAAGCAATAGTGAGAATCACGTGGCTTGGAATCAATGCTGATCACGTCTTGAAAGCACCACCAGCAAAGTTGATGACCCATTTCTTGAATAAATCATGTTGTTGTATCTACTACTGAAAGCTTTATAATCGATTAATGCCATCAATATTGGTGTGTTTTGTACATTAATCCATTTTGGaagaactttttttaattttttatataataatcaagATACTTTCGATAAAACTAgtttattattaaacttataataaactaaaattcaaaacattaaaaatatatataaaaaataaacattgacaagtttttaaataaaaaatatttcacttattagtttatgttaaaatattatcagggtttctaattaaattattaccTGTGTTTATGAAGTTATTGTTCCGAGCCTTTAATCAAAGTATAAAACAGTAAAATACGTGTGTATTGCACTATTCTTAAGATGCATGGACACATGCATACATTAATCCATATCAAATACCCTAAGATTGTCATTAAGTACTGCATGTTTTCCTTAATGACTATTGCTGGAGGTTCATCGAGAGTCTTAGGGTGCGTTTGGAAGATGATGAGAATGGTGCAAACCCCATTAATCTTTTATCCAAGGAAGGTTAGGATTTATTGTTATCCAAGACATGTGTTGGGCAAAAATAGTGTCTATTGATTTCTATTGTTGAAGCAGTCAAATTTATTGCTTGCATGATCAATAGTTAATTTCCCAAATGAATGTGATCAACGAAAATATCAAAGTTAGATATGGAGATTAAAAGGTAGAGATtgcaatgagaaaaaaaataaattcacggGTATCATCACCTCTTCCGGCAGTGAAAGAGAAGAGCTGCACCCACCTTAGTAATTAATTCATCACCTCTTCCGGCAGTGAAAGAGAAGAGCTGCACCCACCTTAGTAATTAATTCATCGACTCCCACCACATTCTCAAAAGCAATGCCATGGCCATGCTAGCAATGAGCTGTGCCATGTCTGCTTTCTTCAGCAGCTGATCACGAGCCTATTTAAGGCCCCTTTCCCCTTCTTCTCTTAGGTCTCCCATAAAACCCCCTTCTAGTTTAACCTCTCTAACAAAGGCACAAACAAagcatcaaaattcaaaaccctataaatgagAAGTACTAGCACTACCACCATGTTTTACATTTTGTTCATCTATTTCCTGCTGTCATCTAATTCTCTGGGGATCACCATGGCTGGACGTGACATCCCCAAGCCCCCCTCTAGCGTTCCAAGCACCATGATGGCAGTGCCTTTAGATTCACAAGGTGAAGATCATGTCAGAATGAAGCCTCTTTTGAATCGCAAGCGACCTTTCTTCGGTGATCGTGATGTGAAAGGTTGCTTGCCAAAAGGTTATAGGCATTCATCGGCTCCAAGCAGATTTGTGAACAATCTGCCCCTTGTCTTATGCTCTAAGTTGCAGCCTTGATTGTGTACGTACGTGGTGCAATTGATGAAGAATGCTTAAGGTATAATATTACAGCCATATGCATGTAATTAGTTAGTACGTTTAAACATGGTTTGTGCTTATTTCTTATAAGCTATGGACCGATCGGGAGGGGAGGGACATGCATGGGATATGTCCATGATGAATTTTGGGGGAATTAATGATGTATTAATTTGTTCTTGTGTGTATGTTCCaatgataaattttgtttttcttactgTCACTCTCTCTAGAAATTACTTAAATATGGCTTGtatctgaatatatatatatatatatacgaaagCAGCGGAATTATGTAGCAAGGATCTTGCTTGATCAATGCCAATTCaccaaaattatgttttatttcagCTATATATATCTCGAAAGAGAACAAATTAATcggaaaaacaaatatatatgtaattgaTGGAGGGATTAAATCATAAACAGATTTTAAAGCACAGGGACTGAAcaaatagtttttgaaataaCGAGGActattatattagttttattatactGCATGGACTCAATTATTATTAACTCAGATATTTTCCAACCATGATAAAATGTTCGTCACTCTTTTGGAAACCAAGTGACACCATTCACATCCTACcggttaatattttaaaattcaactcaGTTGAGCGGTGATATGTGATCAGGATTGAGGATTACTCGAGGTTTAAGaacgtgtttggcagtgtggtagtggttgcttttcaaatagcttttcgtgccgaaatacatgccaatgatgttttttcattttttaaaaatcatttttgatatcagcacatcaaaacgatccaaaaagtataAACTGCacttaattttagcaaaaaaaaaaattgaaatttggtCAAACGCAGGTTCAACCGCAGAGCCAAACAGGCTCTAAAtcggttttaaaaaaactaagaggaagATTGACTCGGTATAAACCGGTCAGCCAAGAAAAAACTCGGTTGGGCTGCTGTTGCTGACAACTGGGCTTGTATCAGACCTTAAGTCCACCTTTCTTTCATATCCTCCGTTCACGGTTCACCTGCCTCCTCCGTCTATTGAGGTCATTTGGGCTTGCATTTGCATCCCTACTCCAACTTGGACTTACCTTTACTAAAATCGATGGGCTTCTCCTGggaattctaaaattaaaaaaagaaataagaccCATCAATGTCTTACTGTGAGTGTGAGGATAATCGGACTTGCatagtgattttcttttttttagtccgtgagattttttatattttggctccttaatttatttgtcttttattttggtcatttaatgttgtttttctaTGGGATTGGTCATTGGTcatgatgattgttttttatgctaGTGTATGGGGGCTTGCACTGCCGGGGAAATGTTCCATCACTCGGCTTGGCAAGATaagatttagttttatttatttaaaataattaattttttatatatatattccatcaCTCGGCTTGGCAAGATaagatttagttttatttatttaaaagaattaatttttttccagtctttttttttaatttgatcatttcaaattgactttatttaagaattgatttaatgttttgttttggttgccTAGATATAAGGTTGTCATAATGTTTTGCTCGGTTAACGCtcagtttgaaaaaataaaataagaatatgtttttataaaataattataagttgAGGCACCAAGATTAAAAATGGAACAAATATAATGGACTAGGGTAAACAAGCAAAGTAAATTGGTCATGTGGAAGATGTCTGGTGCACTTTTGGCAACACATGCGGCAACAACCTTTCATCGTGGTGTTGGATTTCTTTCAGCAAGATCTTTCCAATGAGGTTGTttcataacatgttttttaagaattttaaaaaaaaattatttaattttttatattatttaatttttttaacatactaatattaaaaataatttttttaatatattttcaaaaaaaaaaaaaaacagtcatgGAACACTAAAACAGCTGCTTAATCTGAAAACACTGataaaaagaggaagaagaaagataaaGAATATCTGTGCCGTTGAGTTTTACCACCCGCGTTATAACCGTAAcatcatttcattaaaaaaaattgaagcttaTCAAGATACTGTAATGTGTCAAATGACAGCATGCCACGTCTTTGTCCATTCGTGAGAGCTTTTCCTCGCCCGAAAAAAAggggtcttttttttattttattttcctcttcCAATCCAATCAGGTCTAGTCTAGTAAAGTTTGGCACTCCAACTAGATCGAACCTCGTCTGTGACCCACACGGCTTTGGGCCGATGGGTCAAAAGGAAATATTTTAAGCAATCATGCCGAAAGGGTATTCGATTTCCAAAATCATTGAAAGAAACAGTAGTAAAACATAAGCAAAATCATCATCAAATGCTTTGCCATAAAGATTTATTGGAATGGAGTAGGGGtgggaaaaaaaccaaaaaaccgattaaaccgagaaaactagaaaaaaaataagcaaaaaaaccaaaccgtgaaaaaaacagattaaaattttaaaaaaaccgaccggttcagttcggtttcggttttataagcttgaaacaaaaaaaacaaaccgaaccgaacccaaacaaaaaaaactagaaaaaaccgagccaaaccggaaaaaaaaaagccaaaaccgAGTCAAATCAAAAAATTGAGCCAAACCAGaaagccaaaccaaaaaaaccaagccaaaccaggttgaaccggtttttgtccaaaaatctaaaccgaaccgaaactggtcggtttgaaccagtttcgacttttttttaaatttcagtttaattattttttttgataaaaatcaaagtgaataaaaaacaatcacccCTGAAATATTGCATAGATATcttaacaattattttcttctctctctttgtttttctaaataaaaaaaataatgcttttaTTACAATTATTCTTGACTGCCTCTAATCATTCAAGGGCATGGATGAAGGGGACACCctttatttcaaacaagattttGGACTCTACAAGTGTTGCATTGGCAATATCAAACCATCATCACAATCAAATctcagaaaagaaagaaaaagataaaaacaaaaaagaaacccaAATCCAAAAAAGAGATAAAGCAAAGATGCCAACCAGACCGGAGCAACCGGTCATATCCAAAGCCCCCCCGGTTTAGCCGTTTATATTCCTGTCTTCAACTTATTAAAATCCTTAATTAAGTCTttttatccatatatatatatatataatcttaggAGCTTgctgttttttaataaaaaaactctaacaaaagaattagatagaaaaaattaaattatctctTAAAAATTACACAGACcactatttaaatataaattttacatcGTTTTAGTGTCTATGggccttttttatattataataacttttataattgtaatttttaaaaataaattgtataaaaattataaattataaattataaatataattaatttttaaattataattgaaactaTATATTAGTAGCATTTTATCACACTACTAAACCTGCcctcaattgaattaattattatatggtACTACTAAACCAACcctcaattgaattaattattatatggtGAATTAAATCTTAAGTTTATGTCATTATTAAACACACTGACACACTTCTGACACTCTCCAACTTCACtccttccctctcttctctctaagGAGTAAGGCTTAAGGCAGGTCTCTTATTCACATTTAGATCCAGGTTTGTCTCTTTTACGTTCTTCTCTTCTCTATCCATTGAAGTTTGTGTGCTTAACATGGGTTCTACTCAACTTGCTTACTGACTGAGGGTAGAAAGTAGAAGAAGAATACTTCAAGCAGCTACCTTCCTTTCTGTTTCTTGGGTACTCCACTGGCCTACTCTTCACAATTGTTAGGTTAAGTTAAGCTGCAaagttttcatttcttttttttcagacTTTTATTGCCATTTTCTTGTCTTGGCTACAAAACAGACTACTAATACTAGGTACAACAAGTTTATCAAGTTTGAGACACATGATACTATTTGACAAGTTACTAAAGGAAGTATGTGTGTGTGGGTTTGCCTTCCTTTTGCTctctgcctctttttttttttttaattattattgtatcAAAATGAGGGTGATTTTTGGTCTGATTGGTGGTTTCTTCGTTTAGTTCAGCATTTGGGTTTTTGGggtctcttcttcttcttttgccatTTTGCTGTCATTTTCTGTTCTATGAACATAAGGTATATGAAAAAAAGCGGGTTGCTTtttgataatctttttatttattcctaTAAGGCTTGTTACAAATGTAATCTGATAATGGGATCTTTGTACTGTTGAAAAGTGCTGCCTTGCTGCTTATCATTGtgctacattatttttattttcttcttaaggAAAAAGCTTCCAAGCAAGATGGGCGATGgggtttctatttgtttttgttattgtttcatTTCAGAAGTACCTTGGGATTATATTGTTATCTCACTTAATTGGAGGCCTTTGATTTAACAATTCCcaaatgttaagaaaatttacttgccttttccttttctacaGTTTCTCCTATACTTGCCTGTCAATGTTCAGTGCATAACCATGTTATGTTGGAATCTGAATCCACAATTAACTAATTGATGCTTGAAACTTTCGATTTCTTGAATTGCTGATGTAGGACCTGTTATTCTGACATGAAGATGGGGAGTTGTCGAAAACTGTGATTAGCAGTATGCACAGATGCTATTATGTTTGCGTGAAAGCGTAGAcattttctgatattttgtGTTTAGAAAAAAGTGGGATTTGGAAATGGAAGAGATACAATCTCAATCGGATAATTACAGATCTTCTTCGTCTTCAGCAAGTAGTCCTGCAAGTAGGGTGCCATCAAGTAACTTCTTCTACTTGCGGAAGCCTGGTTCAGTTAGACAACCTATCTCATTTGAGGATTCACCTGAGTGGGAGGATACCGATATTGACGTTAGGGTGGAGGAAGGAGGTGACTCTATCAATGTTGCTATTACACCAGCATCCCCATCTTTGTCAAAGCTTAATAGTGGGTCATTGCCATCCCCACCATTACCAGAGCGTGCAGttgttgcaagaaaaattgcaGGGGCTTCTGTTGTTTGGAAAGACTTGACTGTTACAATCAAAGGGAAAAGGAAGTACTCAGACAAAGTTGTCAAGAGCTCAAGTGGTTATGCATTGCCTGGGACGATGACAGTCATCATGGGTCCTGCAAAATCAGGGAAATCCACGTTGCTAAGGGCTATTGCAGGTTAGTTAGATGCCATTCATTTTTATCACCAAGTTGAAACATTTGCTTTGAAATTATCTCCATGGATGGATGCTTGAAACTAAAGAAGTGAATTTCAACACTGCAGGGAGGTTGCATCATTCAGCTAGAATGTATGGTGAGATTTTTGTCAATGGTGCAAAATCACGCATGCGTTATGGCACATATGTAAGTTATAAGTATATTCTCTTGCTATTAGATAGTTATTTCTCtagcaatttaaatttttttcattggttttCCTCTCAAATCTGCCATCTTGATATTCATCTTTCTATGATTTGTTTCATCTTGTTCTTTAAATATGCAAGATAGATAGATTCTCTGCTGCAGTTTTGATAATCTTCTTTCTATGATTAatatcttcttcctcttttaaTATGTAAGATCAAAAGGTTCTTGGCCAATCTCCATTTAGTAtatttatcatcaatttcttAGTACATTACTTTGTCTCAAGGAGCTGAGtgatatagatatatatatgttttggtaTTGCAGTATTATCCTATTTGTAATAAATGGTTCTGTTGGCAAGGCTGTTTTGTTATCCATgcaattagattttgttttattgattctGTAACCATCATAAAACTGTCACCAGAATTGTTGGCTGAATTTTCTCTTGTCATCACTGAGCCAAATGCTGTACTAAGAATCACTATATTAAATGACCAATATGGGTTGTTGATTGTCACATTTTCAGCCGTTCCTTTTTGAATTTTCTGCTCTCCTTTCATCTCCATTTCTGTACAATTTTTAGATCATGTTTTATGGTTGGTATGCTAAAATACGATCAAGTTATCATAAGGAATGCATTATTAAGTTTGGCTGTTGCACAATCTGGTTGATTATGTGTCTCTTTTGAGAGATAAAGAACATACTTTCTGTACTTTACTTGCTTGCCCAAAATCTAGCCTCATATCCGGCCTATCCAGGtgataaaattcaaatacaTCGTCATTGTCTTCTTAGAGATTGTATGTTGATAACTTTCATCCATGTCAGTTAGTTgtcaaagagaaagaaaaaaaaagtagtctGTACTCTATATTAGGATCAAGGCCCTAATCACAAccattttttcttacaataggTTTCTGTTCACTATTTTACATCGAATATATTACATGTATGCATGAGTGCGCAAGTGTGTCTGTGAACTCAGTGGAGTTATGATGGTCTTTAACAGGCATATGATGTTGTTactgttttaaatttttttttttatatcaaaatccaCCTATGGGCAGTCATTTTCATAATGTTTAGTGTTTTGCCTTTTGATGGTCCTTGGTGTCAACTTTAGCTTACATCATAATTTGGAATATATAGAATTTTTCCCTCGAATCAAGGTTGGACACTTAAATTTTTCACATCCTTTTCATAACTGGACAAGTTCTGTAACTGATAATGAAGAAATTTATCTTCGAACAGAAATTTAAAGTTGCAATTCCATGATGGAACTATGAAGAAATTTGACGGAACTAAAAGCTGTTATCTGATACCGAGGAAATTTATCTACAAACAGAAAGTTAAAGTTGCAATTCCATGATGGAACTAAAACTTGTTATCTGCAGTAAAGTTGGGGCATTTGATGTTGAATTATCTTCCAATTTGTAGGGTTTTGTTGAGAGGGAAACTACTCTGATAGGATCTCTCACTGTCAGAGAATACTTGTACTACTCCGCACTGCTTCAACTTCCTGGCTTCTTCTGCCAGAAAAAGAGTGTGGTAGAGGATGCCATCCATGCCATGTCTTTGAGTGATTATGCAAACAAACTGATTGGAGGACATTGTTATTTTAAGGGCCTTCCAAGTGGCGAGCGAAGGCGTATAAGCATTGCCCGGGAGCTTGTGATGAGGCCACACGTATTATTTATAGATGAACCTCTCTATCATCTTGACAGGTTATTGCATATTTCTCCATCCAACACCATTTAGGTTTTCAAggctcttattattttcttacattcaTCCTGCATAGTGTGCTATGGGCTTATTGCACTGTTGATGTGAAGCACTCAGTCAGGGGTAGGAACATGcatcttaggttttttttctctgaaagAACCTATATTAGATGCTGTTAGACCACTTTATGTGTGTGGGTGAATGAGAGCATCTTAAAATGTAATACTAACTCTCCAAAAAATCAGAACTGGAGGACCAAAGTTCTTGAAATGACAGAGGAAATATGACTGCATCATCAAAGAAAGTTTAACTAACTTCATATGAATTTTGGTATCAACAAGTTATTTGCCATTTTATGTGGGATCCAACATTATTAATGGCCTAACTTTTTCCATACCTGTATGTGGGTCATGGCTCTGCATTCTCTTAATGatttatgtctttcttcctGTGAGTATTGATTGATTGCCATGCTCTATCTAATTTCATGACTTTGCCTCATTCAGTGTCTCTACCCTTCTGATGATGGTTACATTAAAGAAACTTGCTAGCACTGGGTGCACTCTAATCTTTACCATTTACCAGAGCAGCACAGAAGTGTTTGGTCTCTTTGATCGGATCTGCCTGCTTTCAAATGGAAATACCTTATTTTTTGGAGAAACATTGGCCTGCTTGCAAGTAAGGGATGCTGGGAACTTTGTTTCATTTTCTAATGAAGAACATAATGTCGAAATTAGTGAGACCCATATCATATGGCCATTTTATTGTTTAGTATCAAATGTATTCAACCAAGTACTGTGGTATTTATTTTGTGCGTCATTTGGTTGCCATGGTTGCCATAAAATATGGTATCAAAATAACTTAGTTATGCACAAAACTCcaagaattttttctttcttggaatTAAAGATTGTGTTATATTGATATTGACTGACATATTTACATTGATGAAGCACTTCTCGAATGCTGGATTTCCTTGCCCAATTATGCAAAGTCCTTCTGATCACTTCTTACGTGCAATAAACACGGATTTTGACAGGATCATTGCAATGTGCAAAAATTGGCAGGTACTTGAGTAATTATTGTTGTTTCagtgatttttatttctgaTGGCACCAAAAAGATGCtcttaaaacaaagaaagagtgAGACTGATGGTTGCAGTTGCAACACTCATATTGAGGCTGTTGCTTGAAGTTGTAACACTCATATTGCTAATAATTTCAACCTGAGGTTGAACAAATTGTTGTAGAAGTGTCGACTTCTGTGCACTTAATATTGGGGCTGATGTTTGAAGTTGTGACACTCATATTGCTTATATTTTCGACCTGAGGTTGAATGAAATGCTGTACAACTGTTGACTTCTGCGCACTTATTATTATCATGTCGATTTAGGACACTTTTATTTAGTACTCATTTTGACATTTGCTAGACATGGAATCATTGTCACAGGATGACCATGGAGATTTTTCATCAGTGAACATGGACACCGCTGTTGCCATACGTACCCTAGAAGCAACCTATAAATCATCAGCTGATGCTGCTGCAGTTGAAACTATGATATTGAAACTCACTGAAAGGGTATTGTCATTATCTCCTTGTATCACACCATGTTTATTGGTTGCCTATATACTCTGCCTTCACTGTAAGTAATTGTTGATTGTCATGTGACACCGAGAGAGACTTGTATGAATCTTGTTAGTTCCTACTTTTATAGGTTGTGGATAATGAAtgaattcatcttttttttttcttctttcttcttcttcccgcTTGGATTGCTGTGTCAATGCCATGACAGGCTGGATAATTTTTTCTGGATTAATCCTGTGACGCTTTAGTTCTGACTTTAGGATTTAGATCGAATGGTAAAGGGGGCTGGTGTATGCTGGATTAAGTCAAAATTTTACCATCATATATGTGAAAAAAGTCCtcaattgtttttatgattttagaacATATGACCCACAGGGTGACACAGAAATAATCAAGCTTATCCAGGTATCATTTGGTGAAGAAGAGGGCAGCTCACTGTAAATATAGGTGTAGAAATGCAGGCTATGCAGCCATGCAGCCATGCAGATGTGCTTGTTCGTGTGTAGATATCCCCCATGGGCATGTGTGTGAGTGTGTCCATGTGTACATGATTGTGTCTGCATGCAAATACAAGTTTCAGTGTAGTAGTGGATTTtcattccataatttttttttatcccaagtaaatttttaatttgagaaactCCTTCAACTCTTGTAATACCCACAATACACTTCCATCCAatcttcttccccttcttttCATTGAAGCACAAGCTCCCATTTTTGCATTGAATAACAAACTGCAATGAAAGCATTGCTTTTTTATAGCTTTCACCAAATCTCGTCATATGTGATTCAACCCTGCAGGAAGGTCCACTTCTTAAAAGCAAGGGAAAAGCTGGCATTGCTACAAGGGTTGCTGTTTTGACTTGGAGATCTTTGCTAGTTATGTCAAGGGAATGGAAATACTACTGGCTTCGCCTTATTCTCTATATGCTCCTTTCTCTCTGTATTGGTACAGTATTCTCAGGCTTGAGGCATTCTTTGTCTTCAGTT
The DNA window shown above is from Populus trichocarpa isolate Nisqually-1 chromosome 4, P.trichocarpa_v4.1, whole genome shotgun sequence and carries:
- the LOC18098228 gene encoding ABC transporter G family member 3, with translation MEEIQSQSDNYRSSSSSASSPASRVPSSNFFYLRKPGSVRQPISFEDSPEWEDTDIDVRVEEGGDSINVAITPASPSLSKLNSGSLPSPPLPERAVVARKIAGASVVWKDLTVTIKGKRKYSDKVVKSSSGYALPGTMTVIMGPAKSGKSTLLRAIAGRLHHSARMYGEIFVNGAKSRMRYGTYGFVERETTLIGSLTVREYLYYSALLQLPGFFCQKKSVVEDAIHAMSLSDYANKLIGGHCYFKGLPSGERRRISIARELVMRPHVLFIDEPLYHLDSVSTLLMMVTLKKLASTGCTLIFTIYQSSTEVFGLFDRICLLSNGNTLFFGETLACLQHFSNAGFPCPIMQSPSDHFLRAINTDFDRIIAMCKNWQDDHGDFSSVNMDTAVAIRTLEATYKSSADAAAVETMILKLTEREGPLLKSKGKAGIATRVAVLTWRSLLVMSREWKYYWLRLILYMLLSLCIGTVFSGLRHSLSSVVTRVAAIFVFVSFTSLLSIAGVPALLKEIKIFACEESNRHSGALVFLLGQLISSIPFLFLISISSSLVFYFLVGLQDGFSLLMYFVLNFFVCLLVNEGLMLLITSLWQHVFWSVLTMVFIHVVMMLSAGYFRIRSALPGPVWTYPVSYIAFHTYSIQGLLENEYLRTSFAVGQVRTISGLQALRSAYDISPDRNSKWENLLVLFLMAIGYRILVFVVLHFCVGKHVSILKCCRCNRDTDNPR